One Aquarana catesbeiana isolate 2022-GZ linkage group LG06, ASM4218655v1, whole genome shotgun sequence genomic region harbors:
- the LOC141147567 gene encoding zymogen granule membrane protein 16-like produces the protein MLLWILVSVCVIAAAQQRSSSYSGEYGGTGGKQFSQSGNQLDGPITALRIRNNRLYITGIQVRYGTTWSEYRGGRSGDLEEILLSPGEYISQVYGKYTFLVRQLVFITNKERVFSFGNGFGISFSGSPLFPDTFLRYISGRSNSAINAIGFHWDYPSSNCVHCNK, from the exons atgtTGCTGTGGATCCTTGTCAGTGTGTGCGTTATCGCTGCAG CTCAGCAGCGCAGCTCCTCGTACTCCGGTGAATATGGCGGTACGGGTGGAAAGCAATTTTCACAGTCTGGAAACCAACTGGATGGACCAATCACAGCCCTGAGAATTCGTAACAACCGTCTCTACATCACTGG GATCCAGGTGCGATATGGGACGACGTGGTCAGAGTACCGCGGGGGCAGATCGGGTGATCTGGAAGAAATTCTCCTTTCCCCCGGAGAGTACATTAGCCAGGTATATGGGAAATATACCTTCCTTGTCCGCCAGCTGGTATTTATCACCAACAAGGAGCGCGTGTTCAGTTTCGGCAATGGTTTCGGAATCTCCTTCAGCGGCTCCCCTCTGTTCCCCGACACCTTCCTGAGATACATCAGCGGACGCTCCAACTCCGCCATCAACGCCATCGGCTTCCACTGGGACTATCCCTCCAGCAACTGCGTCCACTGCAACAAGTAA